A window of the Cystobacter fuscus genome harbors these coding sequences:
- a CDS encoding imm11 family protein, whose amino-acid sequence MAGQYFRLLDDVHIPGRWELDDPVNQQGQTIGTWMFRRGMPVHLEGRIRVPLYVPGMALDFSMLAGASIPVVHARVADVFARLAPGDVQLIPVQVDGQADPYFLLNITRVVKCIDDEASDEVRYWKPEHGQPENEGEYRSVIGLRIDPTKVGEAQVLLTWGWIAIIVSEAIKNALIDMGATGPKFAEVTGPSSLGADERARNQKSRELLESAETSREATWRTLGSLDEEVIMPIAMSDSWPGQRQLWCVIRREAGRTLLVTHGLSDPFIERLEPSVGFGLELALEVDAAVKDISKGWPLLLLDRVANEVAHHEHVREGVKEGLFSMEVSGKGMPKSFINKQGRVAVLLGVESRTLPKRFSTPYGEVSLVTVKALLPAELAYVLEHGAEGQAELARRFAESDEEHLSRARRRSAV is encoded by the coding sequence ACAGGGCCAGACGATCGGAACCTGGATGTTCAGGCGGGGCATGCCCGTCCATCTCGAAGGACGGATTCGGGTTCCTCTTTATGTCCCTGGCATGGCGCTGGACTTCTCCATGCTGGCGGGGGCGTCCATTCCAGTGGTTCATGCCCGAGTGGCAGATGTCTTTGCCAGATTGGCTCCTGGTGACGTGCAACTCATTCCGGTGCAGGTGGACGGCCAAGCCGATCCCTATTTCCTCCTCAACATCACGCGAGTCGTGAAGTGTATTGACGACGAGGCCTCCGATGAGGTGCGCTACTGGAAGCCGGAGCATGGGCAACCTGAAAACGAGGGAGAGTACCGCTCTGTCATCGGACTGCGCATCGATCCTACCAAGGTGGGCGAGGCTCAAGTGCTTCTCACCTGGGGTTGGATAGCCATCATCGTGTCCGAGGCCATCAAGAATGCCCTCATAGACATGGGGGCCACGGGGCCTAAGTTCGCAGAGGTCACCGGTCCAAGCAGTCTTGGTGCGGATGAGCGCGCGAGGAACCAGAAATCCCGCGAGCTTCTCGAGTCGGCGGAAACCTCCCGAGAGGCCACCTGGCGCACCCTGGGCTCGCTGGATGAGGAAGTCATCATGCCTATCGCCATGAGTGACTCGTGGCCGGGGCAGCGGCAGCTCTGGTGCGTCATCCGTCGCGAGGCAGGACGCACCTTGCTCGTGACTCATGGCCTCTCGGATCCGTTCATCGAGCGCCTGGAGCCCTCCGTGGGCTTTGGCCTGGAACTCGCCCTGGAGGTGGATGCGGCCGTGAAGGACATCTCGAAGGGCTGGCCTCTGCTGTTACTGGATCGTGTGGCGAATGAAGTCGCCCATCACGAGCATGTGCGCGAGGGGGTGAAGGAGGGCCTCTTCTCCATGGAGGTATCTGGAAAGGGAATGCCCAAGTCATTCATCAACAAGCAGGGGAGGGTGGCCGTGTTGCTGGGCGTGGAGTCGCGCACGCTGCCGAAGCGATTCTCCACGCCGTACGGAGAGGTGAGTCTCGTCACCGTCAAGGCGCTGCTGCCCGCGGAACTGGCGTACGTGTTGGAGCATGGCGCGGAGGGTCAGGCCGAACTGGCGCGGCGCTTCGCTGAGAGCGACGAGGAGCACCTGTCTCGCGCCCGAAGACGCTCAGCGGTATAA
- a CDS encoding type VI immunity family protein — protein MRIVFYMPHDHPELSLGVSHAIDSYIHGVGQGPQSINYVYFSHDEGMRLEEEQWSWVRRLLETTKRRSFPADYEPWERREIQKRGYERRLRFTGGEDSQNGYQLEYRARIPWRPAPERTMASVLTATLPIEFLEEHGPGRVRQLALDMASMLSFASGHVGLALELDWCLRPADNAFRAQVLRYPGIDLRAAWRHERWMGHHVDGVHWLNFLGPPTLTQLGGAIALKSRLDSAETTLVELDEQRVLVSLGERPEAGDLATGTSLPAYRELARVLEPWLEPLFLDQCWDSERDPRYTKLVLTEEEARRWWRRFLD, from the coding sequence GTGCGCATCGTCTTCTACATGCCACACGATCATCCTGAACTCTCTCTCGGGGTGAGCCACGCCATCGACAGCTACATTCACGGGGTTGGTCAGGGTCCCCAAAGCATCAATTACGTCTACTTCTCGCATGACGAGGGCATGCGCCTAGAAGAGGAGCAGTGGAGTTGGGTTCGACGTCTCCTGGAGACGACGAAGCGCCGCTCATTCCCTGCTGATTACGAACCCTGGGAGCGGAGAGAAATCCAGAAGCGGGGCTATGAGCGAAGGCTTCGCTTCACCGGGGGAGAGGACAGCCAGAATGGCTACCAGCTCGAGTACCGGGCACGCATCCCCTGGCGGCCCGCTCCAGAGCGAACGATGGCGAGCGTGCTCACGGCTACACTTCCCATCGAGTTCCTCGAAGAGCATGGCCCTGGTCGCGTGCGCCAGCTGGCCCTCGATATGGCCTCCATGCTGTCATTCGCTTCTGGCCACGTAGGATTGGCCCTTGAGCTCGACTGGTGCCTTCGACCCGCGGACAATGCCTTTCGCGCTCAGGTCCTGCGCTATCCAGGCATCGATCTGCGAGCGGCATGGCGCCACGAGCGGTGGATGGGCCATCACGTGGATGGAGTTCACTGGCTCAACTTCCTCGGACCTCCCACGCTCACTCAACTCGGAGGCGCAATCGCCTTGAAATCCCGGCTGGACTCCGCCGAGACAACGCTGGTGGAGCTAGACGAGCAGCGCGTCTTGGTCTCCCTCGGAGAGAGGCCGGAGGCGGGGGACCTGGCCACCGGGACGAGCCTTCCCGCCTACCGCGAACTCGCTCGGGTGCTGGAGCCCTGGCTCGAGCCGCTGTTCCTCGATCAGTGCTGGGATTCCGAGAGGGATCCCCGGTACACGAAGCTCGTCCTCACCGAGGAGGAGGCTCGGCGCTGGTGGCGCCGTTTCCTTGACTGA
- a CDS encoding DUF4388 domain-containing protein, which yields MERFKGNLASYGLSLLMPAFVDASGLEGTLKVERGAVRRQFFIRDGHLVGESSTEPREHLGQVLARMRILDASRAAQAFEAAETARVPFGTFVVERGLVERARLLEAMEHKAREALFDSYGWQSGEVEFVPGLPAPGRVVELPRMALRELHRDAMTRQREWKVFWTLFAGPGTTFGVCREFALEAASTAEEHLLRMAEQGVTLGALLAASPEGPVHGARWVLRLYRRGALLPRQTQEPRQDEAAALAALLEQARRRVEAGQYEEAVAVAAQALERAPIPEAHALYREAEVRLMVALADEVLALDGRLLFEPLPRPTPPSLTADDLYLYSKLRGSRSVREVLRNTAMGELAAYRALRRLMAADVVRLRPEQEDTAARGRTKTDPYGVPIVVVG from the coding sequence ATGGAGCGCTTCAAGGGCAACCTGGCCAGCTATGGGCTGTCGCTGTTGATGCCCGCGTTCGTCGACGCCTCGGGGCTCGAGGGGACGCTGAAGGTGGAGCGGGGGGCGGTGCGGCGACAGTTCTTCATCCGGGACGGGCACCTGGTGGGCGAGAGCTCGACGGAGCCTCGGGAGCACCTGGGACAGGTGCTGGCGCGCATGCGCATCCTGGACGCGTCGCGGGCGGCCCAGGCCTTCGAGGCGGCGGAGACGGCGCGCGTGCCCTTTGGCACCTTCGTGGTGGAGCGGGGGCTGGTGGAGCGCGCGCGGTTGCTCGAGGCGATGGAGCACAAGGCGCGCGAGGCGCTGTTCGACTCCTACGGGTGGCAGTCCGGGGAGGTGGAGTTCGTGCCGGGGCTGCCGGCGCCGGGCCGGGTGGTGGAGCTGCCGCGGATGGCGCTGAGGGAGCTGCACCGGGACGCGATGACGCGGCAGCGCGAGTGGAAGGTGTTCTGGACGCTCTTCGCGGGACCGGGGACGACGTTCGGGGTGTGCCGGGAGTTCGCGCTGGAGGCGGCGTCGACGGCGGAGGAGCACCTGCTGCGCATGGCCGAGCAGGGCGTGACGCTGGGGGCGCTGCTGGCGGCGAGCCCCGAGGGGCCGGTGCACGGAGCGCGCTGGGTGCTGCGGCTGTACCGGCGGGGCGCGCTGTTGCCGCGCCAGACGCAGGAGCCGAGACAGGACGAGGCCGCGGCGCTGGCGGCGCTGCTGGAGCAGGCGCGCCGGCGGGTGGAGGCGGGCCAGTACGAGGAGGCGGTGGCGGTAGCGGCCCAGGCACTGGAGCGGGCGCCGATTCCCGAGGCGCACGCGCTGTACCGGGAAGCGGAGGTGCGGCTGATGGTGGCGCTGGCGGACGAGGTGCTGGCGCTGGATGGGCGGCTGCTCTTCGAGCCCCTGCCCCGCCCTACTCCGCCCTCGCTGACGGCGGACGATTTGTATCTGTATTCGAAGCTGCGGGGCAGCCGGAGCGTGCGCGAGGTGCTGCGCAACACGGCCATGGGCGAGCTGGCGGCGTACCGGGCGCTGCGGCGGCTCATGGCCGCGGACGTCGTGCGGCTGCGGCCCGAGCAGGAGGACACAGCGGCCCGCGGACGCACGAAGACGGATCCGTATGGGGTTCCGATCGTCGTGGTGGGCTGA
- the trpS gene encoding tryptophan--tRNA ligase, protein MRILSGVQSSGRLHIGNYYGAIRQFVQLQEQGEAYFFIANYHSLTTLRDPRQAETYTREAAMAYLSLGLDPKKAVLFRQSDVREVLELYWLLGTVVPVANLERATSYKDKLAKGISADFGLFAYPVLMAADILLYSPDFVPVGKDQIQHIEFARDWAVKFNLTYVPGYDPQDPDGKEKGHAPGLLKLPAARVQEDTATVPGVDGQKMSKSYGNTIDLFGDEKELKKRIMGIKTDSTPVEAPKPTEDAPLYDLLKLMLPADRFAEADASWRAGGKGYGDYKKLLLAAFLDTFGPARQRYTELQNDPAELERILQDGAERARAEATRLLQRVRRAVGIP, encoded by the coding sequence ATGCGGATTCTTTCGGGCGTGCAGTCCTCGGGTCGGTTGCACATCGGCAACTACTACGGCGCCATCCGGCAGTTCGTGCAATTGCAGGAGCAGGGCGAGGCCTACTTCTTCATCGCCAACTACCACTCGCTCACCACGCTCCGGGATCCCCGCCAGGCGGAGACCTACACGCGCGAGGCCGCCATGGCCTACCTGTCGCTCGGGTTGGATCCGAAGAAGGCGGTGCTCTTCCGCCAGAGCGACGTGCGCGAGGTGTTGGAGCTGTACTGGCTGCTGGGCACCGTGGTGCCCGTGGCCAACCTGGAACGTGCCACCAGTTACAAGGACAAGCTGGCCAAGGGCATCAGCGCCGACTTCGGCCTGTTCGCCTACCCGGTGCTCATGGCCGCCGACATCCTGCTCTACAGCCCGGACTTCGTGCCGGTGGGCAAGGATCAGATCCAGCACATCGAGTTCGCGCGCGACTGGGCGGTGAAGTTCAACCTCACCTACGTGCCGGGCTACGATCCGCAGGACCCGGACGGCAAGGAGAAGGGGCACGCCCCCGGCCTGCTCAAGCTGCCCGCGGCGCGTGTGCAGGAGGACACCGCCACGGTGCCGGGCGTGGACGGACAGAAGATGTCCAAGTCCTACGGCAACACCATTGATCTCTTCGGCGACGAGAAGGAGCTCAAGAAGCGCATCATGGGCATCAAGACGGACTCCACCCCCGTGGAGGCCCCCAAGCCCACCGAGGACGCCCCCCTCTACGATCTGCTCAAGCTGATGCTGCCCGCGGACCGCTTCGCCGAGGCGGATGCCTCCTGGCGCGCGGGCGGCAAGGGGTATGGCGACTACAAGAAGCTGCTCCTCGCGGCCTTCCTCGACACGTTCGGGCCGGCCCGCCAGCGCTACACGGAGCTGCAGAACGATCCGGCCGAACTCGAGCGCATCCTCCAGGATGGCGCCGAACGGGCCCGCGCCGAAGCCACCCGGTTGTTGCAGCGGGTGCGTCGCGCCGTGGGTATTCCCTGA
- a CDS encoding segregation and condensation protein A: MSTGGGPSDPPSEELLDADVPRTPGDAFRIALPNFEGPLDLLLHLIKEHRLDIFDIPLALITEKYLEYLERMREINLDIAGEFLVMAATLAHLKSRMLLPRQDVAEQAVDAVAELQQEEAGDPREELVRRLLEYQKYKDAAEQLARQDILDRDIFPRRVPVEAVPIPEEEVGLQEFSVLKLIEALDRVMERLAPKLQHEVVREKVSLSDAMRRIAEKLAGQESCTFDSLFEEQRTRQAVVITFLAILEMVKRRLLKVSQEEPLAAILLRPNGDALKNLLPTEMDESDYR, encoded by the coding sequence GTGAGCACAGGCGGCGGTCCCAGCGATCCTCCCTCCGAGGAGCTGCTCGACGCGGACGTCCCCCGTACGCCGGGTGACGCCTTCCGCATCGCCTTGCCCAATTTCGAGGGTCCGCTCGACCTGTTGCTCCACCTCATCAAGGAGCACCGGCTCGACATCTTCGACATCCCGCTCGCGCTCATCACCGAGAAGTACCTCGAGTACCTGGAGCGCATGCGGGAGATCAACCTGGACATCGCCGGGGAGTTCCTGGTGATGGCCGCCACGCTCGCCCACCTCAAGAGCCGCATGCTGCTGCCGCGCCAGGACGTGGCCGAGCAGGCGGTGGACGCGGTGGCCGAGCTGCAGCAGGAGGAGGCGGGCGACCCGCGCGAGGAGCTGGTGCGCCGGCTGCTGGAGTACCAGAAGTACAAGGATGCCGCCGAGCAGCTCGCCCGCCAGGACATCCTCGATCGGGACATCTTCCCGCGCCGCGTGCCCGTGGAGGCCGTGCCCATCCCCGAAGAGGAGGTGGGCCTGCAGGAGTTCAGCGTCCTCAAGCTCATCGAGGCGTTGGACCGGGTGATGGAGCGGCTGGCGCCCAAGCTCCAGCACGAGGTGGTGCGCGAGAAGGTGAGCCTGTCGGACGCCATGCGTCGCATCGCGGAGAAGCTCGCGGGGCAGGAATCCTGCACGTTCGACAGCCTGTTCGAGGAGCAGCGCACGCGCCAGGCCGTGGTCATCACCTTCCTGGCCATCCTGGAGATGGTGAAGCGGCGGTTGCTCAAGGTGAGCCAGGAGGAGCCGCTCGCGGCCATCCTCCTGCGGCCCAACGGGGACGCACTGAAGAACCTGCTCCCCACGGAGATGGACGAGAGTGACTACCGGTAA
- the scpB gene encoding SMC-Scp complex subunit ScpB, with amino-acid sequence MTTGNEGPGDAGGKPARGSGGPSPFTEEEIAAVTGPGDVDDLEDADVATIEADEAPDLQSSFEKLLVKSRGLSSERIRTVVESVLFVADKPLDLNQLYEATGIDREKIQEALNQLSGIHRDGISGIVLYEVAGGWQFRTDPHSAEYVRRYLRVKPQRLTRAAVETLAIIAYRQPVTRPEVEDIRGVDCGAVIKALLDRKLIKILGKKEEVGRPMLYGTTREFLEFFALKDLSALPTLREFHELTQEHQEIVEKERPAAPPASGTVEALADPEFQKRMEKSVAASEAALEELEEAMNAADKTQQAATSLLNPTPPPPTEGGSGSEPG; translated from the coding sequence GTGACTACCGGTAACGAGGGCCCCGGGGACGCCGGGGGCAAGCCAGCACGTGGCTCGGGAGGGCCGAGCCCCTTCACCGAGGAGGAGATCGCCGCCGTCACCGGCCCCGGCGACGTGGACGACCTGGAGGACGCCGACGTCGCCACCATCGAGGCCGACGAGGCGCCCGACCTCCAGTCCTCCTTCGAGAAGCTGCTGGTCAAGAGCCGCGGCCTGTCCTCCGAGCGCATCCGCACCGTGGTGGAGAGCGTGCTCTTCGTGGCGGACAAGCCCCTGGATCTCAACCAGCTCTACGAGGCCACGGGCATCGACCGGGAGAAGATCCAGGAGGCGCTCAACCAGCTCTCCGGCATCCACCGCGACGGCATCAGCGGCATCGTGCTCTACGAGGTGGCCGGCGGCTGGCAGTTCCGCACGGATCCCCACTCGGCCGAGTACGTGCGGCGCTACCTGCGCGTCAAACCCCAGCGCCTCACGCGCGCCGCCGTGGAGACGCTCGCCATCATCGCCTACCGCCAGCCCGTCACCCGCCCGGAGGTGGAGGACATCCGCGGCGTGGACTGCGGCGCGGTCATCAAGGCCCTGCTCGATCGCAAGCTGATCAAGATCCTCGGCAAGAAGGAGGAGGTGGGCCGGCCCATGCTCTATGGGACGACGCGCGAGTTCCTCGAATTCTTCGCCCTCAAGGACCTGTCCGCCCTGCCCACGCTGCGTGAATTCCACGAGCTGACGCAGGAGCACCAGGAGATTGTGGAAAAGGAGCGCCCGGCGGCCCCCCCGGCCAGTGGTACGGTGGAGGCGCTGGCGGATCCAGAGTTCCAGAAACGGATGGAGAAGAGCGTGGCGGCTTCCGAGGCCGCGCTCGAGGAGTTGGAGGAGGCCATGAATGCCGCGGACAAGACGCAGCAGGCCGCCACCAGCCTCTTGAACCCGACCCCACCGCCGCCCACCGAGGGCGGCTCGGGGTCCGAGCCCGGTTGA
- a CDS encoding pseudouridine synthase — MAAERLQKYLARAGVASRRHAEELITSGRVTVNNEKVTELGSKVSPGDLVMVDGSLVTPPEESSYFLLYKPVGVVTTLSDPQGRPTVASYIEQTGKRLFPVGRLDYDAEGALLVTDDGALAHKLTHPSFQVPRTYLAKVKGSPDAATLDKLRGGVRLEDGMATPLSVDVFERAERNTWLKLVVAEGRPHLIKRLCAAVGCPVVRLYRPSYAGVSVDTLRPGELRPLSEAQVRQLQEVADGKATPADKEPKLPPRRHGRSAPGFEGDVDDDDEVSEEAAPPRREERKPARAPAGRPERREAGPRGGGGSRPAFRSAAGGRAERNTWTPREDEQEERGEERSERPARKSFGAGAGRGERPERRSFGADAERGERPARKPFGAGAGRGERPERRSFGADAERGERPARKPFGAGAGRGERPERRSFGADAERGERPARKPFGAGAGRGERPERRSFGADAERGERPARKPFGAGAGRGERPERRSFGADAERGERPARKPFGAGAGRGERPERRSFGADAERGERPARKPFGAGAGRGERPERRSFGADAERGERPARKPFGAGAGRGERPARKPFGAGAGRGERPERRSFGADAERGERPARKPFGAGAGRGERPERSSFSADPSAERRVPARAPRSGPRGDIGERPARKTFGGAGGSFGKARPPREGAGAPRGRGPRKGR; from the coding sequence ATGGCGGCAGAACGTTTGCAGAAGTACCTCGCGCGCGCGGGAGTGGCCTCGCGTCGGCACGCCGAGGAGCTCATCACCAGCGGGCGCGTGACGGTGAACAACGAGAAGGTCACCGAGCTGGGCTCCAAGGTGTCCCCGGGAGACCTGGTGATGGTGGACGGCTCGCTCGTCACGCCGCCCGAGGAGAGCTCGTACTTCCTGCTCTACAAGCCGGTGGGCGTCGTGACGACGCTGTCGGATCCCCAGGGCCGCCCCACGGTGGCCAGCTATATCGAGCAGACGGGCAAGCGGCTCTTCCCCGTGGGCCGGTTGGACTACGACGCGGAAGGGGCGCTGCTCGTCACGGACGATGGGGCGCTCGCGCACAAGCTCACGCACCCGAGCTTCCAGGTGCCGCGCACCTACCTGGCCAAGGTGAAGGGCTCGCCGGACGCGGCCACGCTGGACAAGCTGCGCGGTGGCGTGCGGCTGGAGGACGGCATGGCCACGCCGCTGTCCGTGGACGTGTTCGAGCGGGCCGAGCGCAACACGTGGCTCAAGCTCGTGGTGGCCGAGGGCCGCCCGCACCTCATCAAGCGCCTGTGCGCCGCGGTGGGCTGTCCGGTGGTGCGCCTGTACCGCCCCTCCTATGCGGGTGTCTCCGTCGACACGCTGCGCCCCGGCGAACTGCGGCCACTCTCCGAGGCGCAGGTGCGCCAGCTCCAGGAGGTGGCGGATGGCAAGGCCACGCCCGCGGACAAGGAGCCGAAGCTGCCTCCCCGGCGGCACGGGCGCTCGGCGCCGGGCTTCGAGGGGGACGTGGACGATGACGACGAGGTGAGCGAGGAGGCGGCGCCGCCGCGGCGCGAGGAGCGCAAGCCGGCGCGGGCCCCCGCGGGTCGTCCCGAGCGCCGGGAGGCCGGTCCTCGTGGGGGAGGGGGCTCCCGGCCGGCGTTCCGGAGCGCGGCGGGTGGCCGTGCCGAGCGCAACACGTGGACGCCTCGGGAGGATGAGCAGGAAGAGAGGGGCGAGGAGCGGAGCGAGCGTCCCGCGCGCAAGTCCTTCGGGGCGGGAGCCGGTCGGGGTGAGCGGCCCGAGCGCAGGTCCTTCGGCGCCGATGCCGAGCGCGGGGAGCGGCCGGCCCGCAAGCCTTTCGGGGCGGGAGCCGGTCGGGGCGAGCGTCCCGAGCGCAGGTCCTTTGGCGCCGATGCCGAGCGGGGTGAGCGTCCTGCCCGCAAGCCTTTCGGGGCGGGAGCCGGTCGGGGCGAGCGGCCCGAGCGCAGGTCCTTCGGCGCCGATGCCGAGCGGGGTGAGCGTCCCGCGCGCAAGCCTTTCGGGGCGGGCGCTGGTCGGGGTGAGCGGCCCGAGCGCAGGTCCTTTGGCGCCGATGCCGAGCGCGGCGAGCGTCCGGCCCGTAAGCCTTTTGGCGCGGGAGCCGGGCGGGGCGAGCGGCCCGAGCGCAGGTCCTTTGGTGCCGATGCCGAGCGCGGCGAGCGTCCGGCCCGTAAGCCTTTTGGCGCGGGAGCCGGGCGGGGTGAGCGGCCCGAGCGCAGGTCCTTTGGTGCCGATGCCGAGCGCGGGGAGCGTCCTGCCCGTAAGCCCTTTGGGGCGGGTGCCGGCCGGGGCGAGCGGCCCGAGCGCAGATCCTTCGGGGCGGATGCCGAGCGTGGCGAGCGGCCGGCCCGCAAGCCCTTCGGGGCGGGTGCCGGGCGCGGTGAGCGGCCGGCCCGCAAGCCCTTCGGGGCGGGTGCCGGGCGCGGTGAGCGACCCGAGCGCAGGTCCTTCGGAGCCGATGCCGAGCGGGGTGAACGTCCTGCCCGCAAGCCTTTCGGCGCGGGCGCCGGGCGCGGCGAGCGGCCCGAGCGTAGCTCCTTCAGTGCGGATCCGAGCGCCGAGCGCCGGGTTCCCGCCCGGGCTCCGCGGTCCGGACCGCGCGGCGATATCGGAGAGAGGCCCGCTCGGAAGACCTTCGGAGGAGCGGGCGGCTCGTTCGGCAAGGCTCGCCCGCCGCGCGAGGGTGCTGGGGCGCCCAGGGGGCGAGGGCCCCGTAAGGGTCGCTGA
- a CDS encoding HEAT repeat domain-containing protein gives MRTGARPLLVVLALLVSSGCSGNRDQLLADLQSPRPEVRALAVKKLAEESRSEDLALFTRAAKDMAAIVRGEAAAALGKSQDPRVVDLLGELLEDSDVDVQGKAAMALAQVKNDKAKAYLTLQYGRRGRQTRQVIVQALMQANVPGPMAEVVAAESKGIWERNLLTLSEGSLPERVGAAEELGKSGRPEAFNRLLPLVRDSQVVLAAAAVRGLGDLGDKRAAPAILPLLDESFPELRESAITALVRLQEPQAIVRLQAVAGEKSAVSPLAIDGLLELPRQPETDAALCAVALDAVTADAIRVARAMRDRGGCPLEPIAERLSRLPTAASGLQAVVGLGPSAKELLPKVLPFVSQADASLRALAVDAVAAIADPSSSSVLQKAFEQELAAVQAARQDWISQPLPEKYGQGFDPSLPAATEADRDALTKEKQSGLMSRVKALNAAKARELGRPLVQPRPPSELFDDVDASRLQPLAGLLRALGAVRAPGAMELLKGFTQDSSVTLRTAALVGLTRLGPEGVAAARDGMFDPDRELIKELARALAEQGEAGQAALVELLPKISNEKLVLLDALTHTGAPPSAVEALNTVVSEGGPESVLAATILGRLKAKQSVPVLVKALEDPTSVGRRELLTTLGEVGDGSVAEVVARDLYHDLPEIRAAAAAALARTGTGEQAGALDALKGDYYRRVREAATFALSKTATAAEGSR, from the coding sequence ATGCGAACCGGCGCGCGCCCCCTCCTCGTCGTCCTGGCCCTCCTCGTGTCCTCCGGATGCAGTGGCAACAGGGATCAACTCCTGGCGGACCTTCAGAGCCCTCGTCCCGAGGTGCGAGCGCTCGCCGTGAAGAAGCTGGCCGAGGAGTCGCGCTCCGAGGACCTGGCCCTCTTCACGCGCGCCGCCAAGGACATGGCCGCCATCGTCCGGGGCGAGGCCGCCGCCGCGCTCGGCAAGAGCCAGGATCCCCGCGTGGTGGATCTGCTCGGCGAGCTGCTCGAGGACTCCGACGTGGATGTCCAGGGCAAGGCGGCCATGGCGCTCGCGCAGGTGAAGAACGACAAGGCCAAGGCCTACCTCACCCTGCAGTACGGCCGCCGCGGCCGGCAGACCCGGCAGGTCATCGTCCAGGCGCTTATGCAGGCGAACGTGCCGGGCCCCATGGCCGAGGTCGTCGCCGCCGAATCCAAGGGCATCTGGGAGCGCAACCTGCTCACCCTCTCCGAGGGCTCGCTGCCCGAGCGCGTGGGGGCCGCCGAGGAGCTGGGCAAGAGTGGTCGCCCCGAGGCCTTCAACCGACTCCTGCCGCTGGTGCGCGACAGCCAGGTCGTCCTCGCCGCCGCGGCGGTGCGGGGCCTGGGGGACCTGGGCGACAAGCGCGCCGCGCCCGCCATCCTCCCCCTGTTGGACGAGAGCTTCCCCGAGCTGCGCGAGTCCGCCATCACCGCGCTCGTGCGGCTCCAGGAGCCCCAGGCCATCGTGCGGTTGCAGGCCGTGGCCGGGGAGAAGAGCGCGGTGAGTCCCCTGGCCATCGACGGCCTGCTCGAGCTGCCCCGCCAGCCCGAAACGGATGCCGCGCTGTGCGCCGTCGCGCTGGACGCCGTCACCGCCGACGCCATCCGCGTCGCCCGCGCCATGCGCGATCGCGGAGGCTGTCCGCTCGAGCCCATCGCCGAGCGGCTGTCCCGTCTCCCCACCGCCGCCAGTGGACTCCAGGCGGTGGTGGGCCTTGGCCCCTCCGCCAAGGAGCTCCTCCCCAAGGTGCTGCCCTTCGTCTCCCAGGCGGATGCCTCGCTGCGCGCGCTCGCCGTGGACGCGGTCGCGGCCATCGCGGACCCCTCCTCCTCCTCCGTGCTGCAGAAGGCCTTCGAGCAGGAACTCGCCGCCGTCCAGGCCGCGCGTCAGGATTGGATCTCCCAGCCCCTGCCCGAGAAGTATGGCCAGGGCTTCGACCCCAGCCTGCCGGCCGCCACCGAGGCGGATCGCGACGCGCTGACGAAGGAGAAGCAGTCCGGCCTCATGTCGCGCGTGAAGGCGCTCAACGCCGCCAAGGCGCGCGAGCTGGGCCGGCCGCTGGTGCAGCCGCGTCCGCCCTCGGAGCTCTTCGACGACGTGGATGCCTCGCGCCTGCAGCCCCTGGCCGGACTGCTGCGCGCGCTCGGCGCCGTGCGTGCTCCCGGGGCGATGGAGTTGCTCAAGGGCTTCACCCAGGACTCCAGCGTGACGCTGCGCACCGCCGCCCTGGTGGGCCTCACGCGCCTGGGGCCCGAGGGCGTGGCCGCCGCCCGGGACGGCATGTTCGATCCCGATCGGGAACTCATCAAGGAACTGGCCCGAGCGCTCGCCGAGCAGGGCGAGGCCGGTCAGGCCGCCCTGGTGGAGTTGCTGCCCAAGATCAGCAACGAGAAGCTGGTGTTGCTCGACGCGCTCACCCACACCGGGGCGCCGCCCTCCGCGGTGGAGGCGTTGAACACCGTGGTGTCCGAGGGCGGTCCCGAGTCGGTGCTGGCCGCCACGATCCTCGGCCGGCTCAAGGCGAAGCAGTCCGTGCCCGTGCTGGTCAAGGCGCTGGAGGATCCCACGAGCGTCGGCCGCCGGGAGCTGCTCACCACGCTCGGAGAAGTGGGCGATGGCTCGGTGGCCGAGGTGGTGGCGCGCGACCTGTACCATGATCTGCCGGAGATCCGCGCCGCGGCCGCCGCCGCGCTGGCGCGCACGGGCACGGGGGAGCAGGCGGGCGCCCTGGACGCGCTCAAGGGCGACTACTACCGCCGGGTCCGCGAGGCCGCCACGTTCGCCCTGTCGAAGACGGCGACCGCCGCCGAGGGATCCCGCTGA